The Agromyces hippuratus genome has a window encoding:
- a CDS encoding FAD-binding dehydrogenase codes for MAASPAPAATERTQKPADAIVVGAGLSGLVAAAELVDAGKRVVIVDQEPEASLGGQAHWSFGGLFLVDSPEQRRMGVKDSLELAKQDWDGTAGFDREDEDGWGRRWADAYVEFAAGEKRAWLHEKGVRFFPIVGWAERGGYNAIGHGNSVPRFHITWGTGPGVLAPFIAKVKAGEAAGLVEFRHRHRVDELVVEDGAVVGIRGARLAPDSAERGESSNRDVIGDFELRAPAVVVASGGIGGNHDLVRAAWPERLGTPPEHMLSGVPAHVDGRMLGIAEASGARLVNGDRMWHYTEGITNWDPIWPMHGIRILPGPSSLWFDATGKRLPVPLFPGFDTLGTLEHLMTTGHDHSWFVLTQKIIEKEFALSGSEQNPDLTGKDLKLLAQRLGSGAPGPVEAFKEHGVDFVVADTLDELLDGMRALSPEAELDTANIEREIVARDREVDNEFTKDLQLTAVRGARNYRGDKLIRVATPHQILDPKAGPLIAVKLHILTRKSLGGIQTDLDSRALGADGAPVPGLYAVGEASGFGGGGVHGYRALEGTFLGGCLFTGRAAGRAIARG; via the coding sequence GTGGCCGCCTCCCCCGCACCCGCCGCGACCGAACGCACCCAGAAGCCGGCCGACGCCATCGTCGTCGGCGCCGGCCTCTCCGGCCTCGTGGCCGCAGCCGAACTCGTCGACGCCGGCAAGCGCGTCGTGATCGTCGATCAAGAGCCCGAAGCGAGCCTCGGCGGTCAGGCGCACTGGTCGTTCGGCGGCCTCTTCCTCGTCGACTCCCCCGAGCAACGCCGCATGGGCGTGAAGGACTCGCTCGAGCTCGCGAAACAGGACTGGGACGGCACCGCCGGATTCGACCGCGAAGACGAAGACGGCTGGGGGCGGCGCTGGGCCGACGCCTACGTCGAGTTCGCAGCGGGCGAGAAGCGCGCCTGGCTGCACGAGAAGGGCGTGCGCTTCTTCCCGATCGTCGGCTGGGCGGAGCGCGGCGGCTACAACGCCATCGGGCACGGCAATTCGGTGCCGCGGTTCCACATCACGTGGGGCACCGGCCCCGGCGTGCTCGCACCGTTCATCGCCAAGGTGAAGGCCGGAGAGGCGGCCGGGCTCGTCGAGTTCCGCCACCGCCACCGCGTCGACGAGCTCGTCGTCGAAGACGGCGCCGTCGTCGGCATCCGCGGCGCCAGGCTCGCGCCGGATTCCGCGGAGCGGGGCGAGTCGAGCAACCGCGACGTCATCGGCGACTTCGAGCTGCGCGCTCCCGCCGTCGTGGTCGCCTCGGGCGGCATCGGCGGCAACCACGACCTCGTGCGCGCGGCATGGCCCGAGCGCCTCGGCACGCCGCCCGAGCACATGCTCTCGGGTGTTCCCGCTCACGTCGATGGACGCATGCTCGGCATCGCCGAGGCATCCGGTGCGCGACTCGTGAACGGCGACCGCATGTGGCACTACACCGAGGGCATCACGAACTGGGACCCGATCTGGCCGATGCACGGCATCCGCATCCTGCCCGGCCCGTCGTCGCTGTGGTTCGACGCGACCGGCAAGCGACTGCCCGTGCCGCTCTTCCCCGGCTTCGACACGCTCGGCACCCTCGAGCACCTCATGACGACCGGGCACGACCACTCGTGGTTCGTGCTCACGCAGAAGATCATCGAGAAGGAGTTCGCGCTCTCGGGCAGCGAGCAGAACCCCGACCTCACCGGCAAGGACCTGAAGCTGCTGGCGCAGAGACTCGGTTCCGGCGCGCCCGGCCCGGTCGAGGCGTTCAAGGAGCACGGCGTCGATTTCGTGGTCGCCGACACGCTCGACGAACTGCTCGACGGCATGCGGGCTCTCTCACCCGAGGCCGAGCTCGACACCGCGAACATCGAGCGCGAGATCGTCGCCCGTGACCGCGAGGTCGACAACGAATTCACGAAGGACCTGCAGCTCACTGCCGTGCGCGGAGCCCGCAACTACCGCGGCGACAAGCTCATCCGCGTGGCGACGCCGCACCAGATCCTCGACCCGAAGGCCGGGCCGCTCATCGCGGTGAAGCTGCACATCCTCACCCGCAAGAGTCTCGGCGGCATCCAGACCGATCTCGACTCCCGTGCCCTCGGGGCGGATGGCGCACCGGTTCCCGGGCTCTACGCCGTCGGCGAGGCATCCGGCTTCGGCGGTGGCGGCGTGCACGGCTACCGAGCGCTCGAAGGCACCTTCCTCGGCGGATGCCTCTTCACGGGCCGCGCAGCAGGGCGCGCGATCGCCCGGGGCTGA
- a CDS encoding acyl-CoA thioesterase: MNGPIDGLLSTLHLTDTGARTTEDIFTGPSQWMPLGRVFGGQVLAQSLIAAMRTVADDRTIHSMHGYFLRPGDVAHPITFSVDRLHDGRSFSTRRTHAFQNGVPILSLIASFQTEDDGVSHQVEMPTDLPDPETLPSTADVLGAFDHDIARYWSNERAFDVRHVPSPVYLRVEGERVPRQAVWMKAFGRLPDDLNMHRAALAYASDYSILEPILRAHGVAWATPGLKVASLDHAMWWHRDARVDEWLLYTQDSPSASGGRGLSLGRIYTRDGELVASVAQEGMVRVPESARPSAPTE, encoded by the coding sequence ATGAACGGTCCGATCGACGGCCTGCTGAGCACCCTGCACCTCACCGACACAGGTGCTCGCACCACTGAAGACATCTTCACCGGTCCCTCGCAGTGGATGCCGCTCGGGCGTGTCTTCGGCGGCCAGGTGCTCGCCCAGTCGCTCATCGCCGCGATGCGCACGGTCGCCGACGACCGCACGATCCACTCGATGCACGGCTACTTCCTGCGGCCCGGCGACGTGGCGCACCCCATCACCTTCTCGGTCGACCGGCTGCACGACGGCCGTTCGTTCTCGACCCGTCGCACGCACGCCTTCCAGAACGGCGTGCCGATCCTCTCGCTCATCGCCTCGTTCCAGACCGAAGACGACGGCGTCTCGCACCAGGTGGAGATGCCGACCGACCTGCCCGACCCCGAGACGCTGCCGTCGACGGCCGACGTGCTCGGCGCCTTCGATCACGACATCGCCCGCTACTGGTCGAACGAGCGCGCGTTCGACGTGCGGCATGTCCCCTCCCCCGTGTACCTCAGGGTCGAAGGCGAGCGGGTGCCGCGCCAGGCGGTGTGGATGAAGGCGTTCGGCCGCCTGCCCGACGACCTCAACATGCACCGTGCCGCGCTCGCCTACGCGAGCGACTACTCGATCCTCGAACCCATCCTGCGTGCGCACGGCGTCGCCTGGGCGACACCCGGGCTGAAGGTCGCGAGCCTCGACCACGCCATGTGGTGGCACCGCGACGCCCGTGTCGACGAATGGCTGCTCTACACGCAGGATTCGCCGTCGGCGAGCGGCGGCCGCGGCCTCTCGCTCGGACGCATCTACACCCGCGATGGCGAGCTGGTGGCGAGCGTCGCGCAAGAGGGCATGGTGCGGGTGCCCGAGTCCGCTCGCCCGTCGGCTCCGACTGAATAG
- a CDS encoding QcrA and Rieske domain-containing protein, producing the protein MTDPTRRTILTLGSAGAIGGALALAGCAADAPSPSGSASDAPPSLVEDPPTDATAAPDAPAVGGDIAALADVPVGGSIDTKIDGAPALLAQPTAGQVVAFSAICTHQQCVVAAAGDEFHCPCHGSMFDAATGDVIQGPALEPLSPIAVAVSGDRIVAAS; encoded by the coding sequence ATGACCGATCCCACCCGACGCACCATCCTCACCCTGGGTTCCGCCGGCGCCATCGGAGGCGCACTCGCACTTGCCGGCTGTGCAGCGGATGCCCCGAGCCCGAGCGGCTCGGCCAGTGACGCTCCTCCGAGCCTCGTCGAAGATCCGCCGACCGATGCAACCGCGGCGCCCGATGCACCGGCCGTCGGAGGCGACATCGCCGCCCTCGCCGACGTGCCGGTCGGCGGGAGCATCGACACCAAGATCGACGGGGCACCCGCATTGCTCGCGCAACCGACTGCTGGCCAGGTCGTCGCGTTCAGCGCGATCTGCACGCACCAGCAGTGCGTCGTCGCCGCAGCGGGCGACGAGTTCCACTGCCCCTGCCATGGGTCGATGTTCGACGCCGCGACGGGCGACGTCATCCAGGGTCCCGCGCTCGAACCGCTGAGCCCGATCGCCGTCGCCGTCTCGGGCGACCGCATCGTCGCGGCGTCCTGA
- a CDS encoding acyl-CoA thioesterase, protein MRLHVPTPLRWSDLDAYGHVNNARMLSLLEEARIQAFWVSDDTSEHAAGASTAVLDATPGATTITLIARQEVEYLAPIPYQRQPVDIELWIGHMGGASLDVCYEVYSPAGVDPRVLYTRAVTTIVLVDAVTERPRRIGDTERAAWEPYLGDPIAFRRR, encoded by the coding sequence ATGCGCCTGCACGTGCCCACTCCGCTGCGGTGGAGCGACCTCGATGCCTACGGGCACGTGAACAACGCCCGGATGCTGAGCCTCCTCGAGGAGGCTCGCATCCAGGCGTTCTGGGTGAGCGACGACACGTCCGAGCACGCTGCCGGCGCATCGACGGCGGTGCTCGATGCGACTCCCGGCGCGACCACGATCACGCTGATCGCGCGCCAGGAGGTCGAGTACCTCGCGCCGATCCCGTATCAGCGTCAGCCGGTCGACATCGAACTCTGGATCGGCCACATGGGCGGGGCGAGCCTCGACGTCTGCTACGAGGTCTACTCGCCGGCCGGCGTCGATCCACGCGTGCTGTACACCCGCGCGGTCACGACCATCGTGCTCGTCGATGCGGTGACCGAGCGGCCGCGCCGCATCGGCGACACCGAACGCGCGGCGTGGGAGCCGTACCTCGGCGACCCGATCGCGTTCCGACGACGCTGA
- the ettA gene encoding energy-dependent translational throttle protein EttA, producing MADYIYSMVRARKAVGDKVILDDVTMAFLPGAKIGVVGPNGAGKSTILKIMAGLDQPSNGEARLSPGFSVGILMQEPVLDETKTVLENVQEGVGPIKAKLDRFNEISLAMAEPDADFDALLAEMGVLQEAIDAADAWDLDSQLEQAMDALRCPPGDEQISVLSGGEKRRVALCKLLLQKPDLLLLDEPTNHLDAESVLWLEQHLAKYPGAVLAVTHDRYFLDHVAEWICEVDRGRLYPYEGNYSTYLEKKQERLSVQGKKDAKLAKRLAEELEWVRSNAKGRQAKSKARLARYEEMATEAERTRKLDFEEIVIPVGPRLGAQVIEAKKLRKGFGERILIEDLSFSLPRNGIVGIIGPNGVGKTTLFKTIVGLEPLDGGELKIGETVDISYVDQSRGGIDPNKNLWEVVSDGLDYIIVGKTEIPSRAYVSQFGFKGPDQQKKAGVLSGGERNRLNLALTLKQGGNLLLLDEPTNDLDVETLSSLENALLEFPGCAVVITHDRWFLDRIATHILAYEGTEEDPANWYWFEGNFESYEQNKIERLGPDAAKPHRSAYRKLTRD from the coding sequence ATGGCTGATTACATTTACTCGATGGTTCGCGCCCGCAAGGCGGTCGGCGACAAGGTCATCCTCGATGACGTGACGATGGCATTCCTTCCCGGAGCGAAGATCGGCGTGGTCGGCCCGAACGGTGCCGGCAAGTCGACGATCCTCAAGATCATGGCGGGTCTCGACCAGCCGTCCAACGGCGAGGCGCGCTTGAGCCCCGGATTCTCCGTGGGCATCCTCATGCAGGAGCCGGTGCTCGACGAGACCAAGACGGTGCTCGAGAACGTGCAGGAGGGCGTCGGCCCGATCAAGGCGAAGCTCGACCGCTTCAATGAGATCTCGCTGGCCATGGCGGAGCCCGACGCCGATTTCGATGCACTGCTCGCCGAGATGGGCGTGCTGCAGGAGGCCATCGACGCCGCCGACGCCTGGGACCTCGACTCCCAGCTCGAGCAGGCGATGGACGCCCTGCGCTGCCCGCCGGGCGACGAGCAGATCTCCGTGCTCTCGGGCGGTGAGAAGCGCCGCGTCGCGCTCTGCAAGCTGCTGCTCCAGAAGCCCGACCTGCTGCTCCTCGACGAGCCCACCAACCACCTCGACGCCGAGAGCGTGCTCTGGCTCGAGCAGCACCTCGCCAAGTACCCCGGCGCCGTGCTCGCCGTCACGCACGACCGGTACTTCCTCGACCACGTCGCCGAGTGGATCTGCGAGGTCGACCGCGGTCGCCTCTACCCCTACGAAGGAAACTACTCGACGTACCTCGAGAAGAAGCAGGAACGCCTCAGCGTCCAGGGCAAGAAGGACGCCAAGCTCGCCAAGCGCCTCGCCGAAGAGCTCGAGTGGGTCCGATCGAACGCGAAGGGGCGCCAGGCGAAGTCGAAGGCGCGTCTGGCCCGCTATGAAGAGATGGCGACCGAGGCCGAGCGCACGCGCAAGCTCGACTTCGAGGAGATCGTCATCCCCGTCGGCCCGCGCCTCGGCGCGCAGGTCATCGAGGCCAAGAAGCTGCGCAAGGGCTTCGGCGAACGCATCCTCATCGAAGACCTGAGCTTCAGCCTGCCGCGCAACGGCATCGTCGGCATCATCGGCCCCAACGGCGTCGGCAAGACGACGCTGTTCAAGACGATCGTCGGGCTCGAGCCGCTCGATGGCGGGGAACTGAAGATCGGCGAGACGGTCGACATCTCCTACGTCGACCAGAGCCGTGGCGGCATCGACCCGAACAAGAACCTGTGGGAGGTGGTCTCCGACGGCCTCGACTACATCATCGTCGGCAAGACCGAGATCCCGTCGCGTGCCTACGTCTCGCAGTTCGGCTTCAAGGGGCCCGACCAGCAGAAGAAGGCCGGCGTGCTCTCGGGCGGTGAGCGCAACCGCCTGAACCTCGCGCTCACGCTGAAGCAGGGCGGCAACCTGCTGCTCCTCGACGAACCGACCAACGACCTCGACGTCGAGACTCTCTCGAGCCTCGAGAACGCGCTGCTCGAGTTCCCCGGCTGCGCCGTGGTCATCACCCACGACCGGTGGTTCCTCGACCGCATCGCGACGCACATCCTCGCGTACGAGGGCACCGAGGAGGACCCCGCCAACTGGTACTGGTTCGAGGGCAACTTCGAGTCGTATGAGCAGAACAAGATCGAGCGGCTCGGGCCCGACGCGGCGAAGCCGCACCGTTCGGCCTACCGCAAGCTCACCAGGGACTGA
- a CDS encoding DUF6993 domain-containing protein, giving the protein MALAFAGVAMLVGLTACTFDDPEPTGPSTARPTPSAPGAAAPTAPEFRPELSATENQPYFDWVNGGVIAANAAAGGRDFIDALAAAGFDKAQMQVTADTTTIGDPADSVQFSVLFQGECLVGQYGPKSDGYHGAVRPPLGTGTCLVGQTRPIDW; this is encoded by the coding sequence GTGGCCCTTGCGTTCGCCGGGGTCGCGATGCTCGTGGGCCTGACGGCCTGCACGTTCGACGATCCCGAGCCGACGGGGCCCTCGACCGCACGGCCGACGCCGTCCGCCCCGGGCGCCGCCGCACCGACCGCACCGGAGTTCCGTCCCGAGCTCTCCGCGACCGAGAACCAGCCCTACTTCGACTGGGTGAACGGCGGTGTGATCGCGGCGAACGCCGCGGCCGGCGGGCGGGACTTCATCGATGCGCTCGCGGCCGCAGGGTTCGACAAGGCGCAGATGCAGGTCACCGCCGACACGACGACGATCGGAGACCCTGCCGACTCGGTCCAGTTCTCCGTGCTCTTCCAGGGCGAATGCCTCGTCGGCCAGTACGGTCCGAAGTCCGACGGATATCACGGGGCGGTCCGCCCGCCGCTCGGCACCGGCACCTGTCTCGTCGGGCAGACCCGCCCCATAGACTGGTAG
- the ssb gene encoding single-stranded DNA-binding protein, whose translation MTDIITVTGVVGTDPKHHVTSGGLAITTFRLASTRRVFDRAKATWEDGETNWYTVSAFRQLAMNASLSIRKGERLIIRGRLRLRAWETGERSGTAVEIEADSIGHDLAWCVTSYAKVRSTRPADAAAAASSHGESGDAVAGYDATAIGADPVADDGSSAWPGTAPLRSLGFGSEGDVDADADVDVDAETHSGSDDADDLVLPELESTFAG comes from the coding sequence ATGACCGACATCATCACCGTGACGGGAGTCGTGGGAACCGATCCCAAGCACCACGTCACCAGCGGCGGACTCGCCATCACCACGTTCCGGCTCGCCTCGACCAGGCGGGTGTTCGATCGCGCGAAGGCCACTTGGGAAGACGGGGAGACCAACTGGTACACCGTCTCCGCCTTCCGCCAGCTCGCCATGAACGCGAGCCTCTCGATCCGCAAGGGCGAGCGCCTCATCATCCGCGGTCGGCTGCGGCTGCGGGCCTGGGAGACCGGCGAGCGGTCGGGCACGGCCGTCGAGATCGAGGCCGATTCCATCGGGCACGACCTCGCCTGGTGCGTGACCTCCTACGCCAAAGTGCGGTCCACGCGACCGGCGGATGCCGCGGCAGCGGCGTCGTCGCACGGTGAATCGGGCGACGCGGTCGCCGGTTACGACGCGACGGCGATCGGCGCCGACCCGGTGGCCGACGACGGCTCGTCCGCGTGGCCCGGCACCGCTCCGCTGCGGTCGCTCGGGTTCGGCTCCGAAGGCGACGTCGATGCCGACGCCGACGTCGACGTCGACGCGGAGACGCACAGCGGCTCCGACGATGCCGACGACCTGGTGCTGCCCGAACTCGAATCGACGTTCGCCGGCTGA
- a CDS encoding aldo/keto reductase, giving the protein MSYVALPERYDRMQYNRVGRSGLKLPALSLGLWHNFGHERPYDTQRAIVRRAFDLGVTHFDLANNYGPPPGSAEVNFGRILADDLAPYRDELIISSKAGYDMWPGPYGEWGSRKYVLSSLDQSLGRLGLDYVDIFYSHRPDPETPIEETMGALATAVRQGKALYVGISNYDPDQTRAAAAALEAEGVPLLIHQPRYSMFDRHIEDGLFPALEEVGAASIVFSPLAQGLLTDRYLGGDVPADSRAATSRFLSPDTISGEYLERARALDAIAKERGQTLAQLALTWVLRQPLVASALIGASSVAQLEQNIAALDAAPLTGDEIERIEPFAAHGTVLG; this is encoded by the coding sequence ATGAGCTACGTCGCCCTCCCCGAACGCTACGACCGCATGCAATACAACCGGGTGGGCCGCAGCGGCCTGAAGCTCCCGGCACTCTCGCTCGGCCTCTGGCACAACTTCGGCCACGAACGCCCCTACGACACCCAGCGCGCGATCGTGCGCCGCGCCTTCGACCTCGGTGTCACGCACTTCGATCTCGCGAACAACTACGGGCCGCCTCCCGGCAGCGCCGAGGTGAACTTCGGTCGCATCCTCGCCGACGATCTCGCGCCGTACCGCGACGAGCTCATCATCTCGTCGAAGGCCGGCTACGACATGTGGCCCGGCCCGTACGGCGAGTGGGGTTCGCGCAAGTACGTGCTCTCGTCGCTCGACCAGAGCCTCGGGCGTCTCGGCCTCGACTACGTCGACATCTTCTACTCGCACCGCCCCGACCCCGAGACGCCGATCGAGGAGACGATGGGTGCGCTCGCGACGGCGGTGCGACAGGGCAAGGCGCTCTACGTGGGCATCTCGAACTACGACCCCGACCAGACCCGCGCCGCCGCGGCAGCGCTCGAAGCCGAGGGCGTGCCGCTCCTCATCCACCAGCCGCGCTATTCGATGTTCGACCGTCACATCGAAGACGGCCTGTTCCCGGCGCTCGAAGAGGTCGGCGCCGCGAGCATCGTCTTCTCGCCGCTCGCGCAGGGCCTCCTGACCGATCGGTACCTCGGCGGCGACGTTCCCGCCGACTCCCGGGCGGCGACGAGCCGGTTCCTCTCTCCCGACACGATCAGCGGCGAGTACCTCGAGCGCGCCCGCGCGCTCGATGCGATCGCGAAGGAACGCGGCCAGACGCTCGCCCAGCTCGCCCTCACCTGGGTGCTGCGCCAGCCGCTCGTCGCGAGCGCGCTGATCGGCGCCTCGAGCGTCGCCCAGCTCGAGCAGAACATCGCCGCGCTCGACGCGGCACCGCTCACCGGCGACGAGATCGAGCGCATCGAGCCGTTCGCCGCGCACGGCACCGTGCTCGGCTGA
- the nadE gene encoding ammonia-dependent NAD(+) synthetase — protein MRDLQSRIIAELNVTPVIDPAEQARARIDFLKSYVRATGANGLVLGISGGQDSTLAGRLCRIAVDELDAEGTPSRFVAVRLPYGVQRDEDDAQLALDFIQPQETVVFNIKGGVDGLTEDFAAATEVPLSDFGKGNVKARMRMVAQYALAGEGGLLVVGTDHAAEAVTGFFTKYGDGGADVLPLTGLTKRQGRALLEHLGAPERLYLKVPTADLLDTNPGQSDEANLGLSYADLDAYLEGEEIDESIAERIEARFLQTCHKRTVPVSMFDDWWR, from the coding sequence ATGCGAGACCTGCAGTCGCGAATCATCGCCGAACTCAACGTCACCCCGGTCATCGACCCCGCCGAGCAGGCGCGTGCCCGCATCGACTTCCTGAAGTCGTACGTGCGCGCGACGGGAGCCAACGGCCTCGTGCTCGGCATCAGCGGCGGCCAGGACTCCACGCTCGCTGGTCGGTTGTGCCGGATCGCGGTCGACGAACTCGACGCCGAGGGGACTCCGTCGCGGTTCGTCGCGGTGCGCCTGCCGTACGGCGTGCAGCGCGATGAAGACGACGCTCAGTTGGCGTTGGACTTCATCCAGCCGCAGGAGACCGTGGTCTTCAACATCAAGGGCGGCGTCGACGGGCTCACCGAGGACTTCGCGGCGGCGACCGAGGTGCCGCTCAGCGACTTCGGCAAGGGCAACGTCAAGGCGCGCATGCGGATGGTGGCGCAGTACGCCCTCGCTGGCGAGGGCGGACTGCTGGTGGTCGGCACCGATCACGCGGCCGAGGCCGTCACGGGCTTCTTCACCAAGTACGGCGACGGGGGAGCCGACGTGCTTCCCCTCACGGGACTCACCAAGCGTCAGGGGCGGGCGCTGCTCGAGCACCTCGGTGCTCCCGAGCGCCTGTACCTCAAGGTGCCGACGGCAGATCTGCTCGACACGAACCCCGGTCAGTCCGACGAGGCGAACCTCGGCCTGAGCTACGCCGATCTCGACGCGTACCTCGAGGGCGAGGAGATCGACGAGTCGATTGCCGAGCGCATCGAAGCGCGCTTCCTGCAGACGTGCCACAAGCGCACTGTTCCGGTGTCGATGTTCGACGATTGGTGGCGCTGA
- a CDS encoding cation:proton antiporter, whose amino-acid sequence MEISIGTMVLVPAIAVAAPLLVRAIGKWVAIPLVVFEIVLGLLLGPAVLGWIVPDDFMTLLADFGLAMLFFLAGNEIDFRAIRGRPLSRAAIGWIISLAAGIGIATLLAADLPAAAFIGIALTSTALGTIMPVLRDSGDLGTPFGIAVIALGAVGEFGPLLAISIFLSGRSPLLATIVLLSFAVIAGIAIWLAAKGVGRRMHRVITATLHTSGQFAVRLVIFVLLALVALSIVLDLDMLLGAFTAGVLYRLLISGAPERDVEVVETKLEAVGYGFLVPVFFINTGVAFDLESLFADVRTTVLLPVFLVLLLVVRGLPSLLAAPAGSSRRDLVATALFGATGLPIIVAVTAIGVDNGDLPSGTAAALVGAGMLSVLLFPLIALAIRKGRSDAVTRTSEDDPLVPVEG is encoded by the coding sequence TTGGAGATCTCGATCGGAACCATGGTGCTCGTGCCGGCGATCGCCGTCGCGGCGCCGCTGCTCGTGCGCGCGATCGGCAAATGGGTGGCCATACCCCTCGTCGTCTTCGAGATCGTGCTCGGCCTCCTGCTCGGCCCGGCGGTGCTCGGATGGATCGTTCCCGACGACTTCATGACCCTGCTGGCCGACTTCGGCCTGGCCATGCTCTTCTTCCTGGCGGGCAACGAGATCGACTTCCGAGCCATCCGCGGTCGGCCGCTGAGCCGCGCGGCGATCGGATGGATCATCTCACTCGCGGCGGGCATCGGCATTGCGACGCTCCTCGCTGCGGACCTGCCTGCGGCGGCGTTCATCGGCATCGCGCTGACCTCGACGGCGCTCGGCACGATCATGCCGGTGCTGCGCGATTCGGGCGACCTCGGCACCCCGTTCGGCATCGCGGTGATCGCCCTCGGCGCCGTCGGCGAGTTCGGGCCGCTGCTCGCGATCTCCATCTTCCTGAGCGGGCGCAGCCCTCTGCTGGCCACCATCGTGCTGCTCTCGTTCGCCGTGATCGCGGGCATCGCGATCTGGTTGGCGGCCAAGGGTGTGGGCAGGCGCATGCACCGGGTGATCACGGCGACGCTGCACACGAGCGGACAGTTCGCGGTGCGACTCGTCATCTTCGTGCTGCTCGCGCTCGTGGCGCTCAGCATCGTGCTCGATCTCGACATGCTGCTCGGGGCATTCACCGCCGGCGTGCTGTACCGCCTGCTGATCTCCGGTGCCCCGGAACGCGACGTCGAAGTGGTCGAGACGAAGCTCGAAGCGGTCGGCTACGGGTTCCTGGTTCCCGTGTTCTTCATCAACACCGGAGTCGCGTTCGACCTCGAATCGCTCTTCGCCGACGTGCGCACGACGGTGCTGCTGCCCGTGTTCCTCGTGCTGCTGCTCGTCGTTCGCGGCCTGCCCTCGCTGCTCGCCGCCCCGGCCGGTTCGAGTCGGCGAGATCTGGTGGCGACCGCGCTGTTCGGCGCCACGGGTCTGCCGATCATCGTCGCCGTGACAGCGATCGGCGTCGACAACGGCGACCTGCCGAGCGGCACCGCGGCCGCACTCGTCGGTGCTGGCATGCTCTCGGTGCTGCTCTTCCCGCTGATCGCCCTCGCCATCCGCAAGGGGCGGTCGGATGCCGTGACCCGCACCAGCGAAGACGATCCCCTCGTCCCCGTCGAGGGCTGA
- the orn gene encoding oligoribonuclease, whose product MPSSSDRLVWIDCEMTGLDLEVDELVEIAVIITDYDLNPVDAGLSIVIKPDASALENMGDFVREMHTTSGLIEEIPNGVSVADAEYQVLEYVLQHVPDEQKAPLAGNSIGTDRAFLAKYMPRLDAHLHYRSVDVSSIKELAKRWFPRAYFNSPQKNGGHRALADIQESIRELHYYRRAVFVAEPGPSTAELQSLSAAVVNEFASKV is encoded by the coding sequence ATGCCTTCTTCGAGCGACCGCCTGGTCTGGATCGACTGCGAGATGACCGGACTCGACCTCGAGGTCGACGAGCTCGTCGAGATCGCGGTCATCATCACCGACTACGACCTCAACCCCGTCGACGCCGGTCTCAGCATCGTCATCAAGCCCGATGCCAGCGCACTCGAGAACATGGGCGACTTCGTTCGCGAGATGCACACGACGTCGGGCCTCATCGAAGAGATCCCCAACGGCGTGAGCGTCGCCGACGCCGAGTACCAGGTGCTCGAGTACGTGCTGCAGCATGTCCCCGACGAGCAGAAGGCTCCGCTCGCCGGCAATTCCATCGGCACCGACCGCGCGTTCCTCGCGAAGTACATGCCGCGGCTCGACGCGCACCTGCATTACCGCAGCGTCGACGTCTCCTCGATCAAAGAACTCGCGAAGCGCTGGTTCCCGCGCGCCTACTTCAACTCCCCCCAGAAGAACGGCGGGCACCGCGCCCTCGCCGACATCCAGGAGTCGATCCGCGAGCTGCACTACTACCGTCGCGCGGTCTTCGTCGCCGAGCCCGGCCCCTCGACGGCCGAACTCCAGAGCCTGTCTGCAGCCGTGGTGAACGAGTTCGCCTCCAAGGTGTAG